The Inediibacterium massiliense genome has a segment encoding these proteins:
- a CDS encoding TIGR03826 family flagellar region protein produces the protein MAEIRNCKECGRIFQYNGVSKICSRCQRKDDDDFKIVKEYIYENKGATLTEVSEETGVDEDKILRYLRQGRLEIVGDDAALFLECERCGKGIRTGRFCDSCANELEKELKSGFSKPKPTPAKSSGEKMYTAERKKRI, from the coding sequence ATGGCAGAAATCAGAAATTGCAAAGAATGTGGAAGAATTTTTCAATATAATGGAGTTAGTAAGATTTGTTCAAGATGTCAAAGAAAAGATGATGATGATTTTAAGATTGTAAAAGAATATATTTATGAAAATAAAGGTGCTACTCTTACAGAAGTATCAGAAGAAACAGGAGTAGATGAAGATAAGATTCTTCGTTATTTAAGACAAGGAAGACTAGAAATTGTAGGAGATGATGCAGCACTATTTTTAGAGTGTGAAAGATGTGGAAAGGGGATTCGTACAGGAAGATTTTGTGATAGTTGTGCAAATGAATTAGAGAAAGAGTTAAAAAGCGGATTCTCCAAACCGAAACCAACACCTGCTAAAAGTTCAGGAGAAAAAATGTATACAGCA